The region GAAATAAGTCTTTCCCTCTATAGATGGCTGGGAGGCTGCACATCCCATTATAGCCCTCTATTGAAACCAGTAGAGTTACACTATGAATGAATTGAGCCCTTTATATTGTTCTCCTTCCGAAAGTTACTTTGACTCCCAGTTGCATGTGCTTTTCTGAGCCCTTGCCTGGTTTGTCCTATTTATGTCTCTGTCTGGAATTTTCATGAGAAAACTAAATCTGGCTTTTCTCAGGGAAAGTAAAAACAACTTAGGAATGTTATATTTATCCCTATTTGAAATGGTGATTGTGATCCTGAGGAATCCAGAGTGAATGGAAAGAACTAGAATAGTAACATGGCTGGcttggagagggaaagagaaataaCCTTACTCCAGGCTGCTGCATGCCGCAGTACTATCATCCCATTGCAGCGATATTGGTCTCTTTAATTTGATATTAGTCAGACAGCTACACAGCAGCTTCCATCCAAACCACTTTAGAAACAttactaattgtgtgtgtgtgtgtagtattaATAATCTCTTgattcaccactgaaatgcagccacatgtATGGGAGGTGAACCACAGCTCCTCTTTAACAGTGCAGAGCTACactaataatcatagaatcatagactatcagggttggaagggacctcaggaggtcacttaGTCCAACActctactcaaagcaggaccaacccccaactaaatcatcccagccagggctttgtcaagcctgaccttaaaaacctctaaggaaggagattccaccacctccctagggaacccataccagtgcttcatcacccttctagtgaaatagtgtttcctaatatccatcctagacctcccccactgcaacttgaaaccatttgtcatctgccaccactgagaacagtctagatccatcctctttggaaccccctttcagatagttgaaagcagctatcaaatcccccctcattcttctcttccgcagactaaataaataaaactaggcTTCCCTTCCTGCCCAGGGCATCTAAGCAGTCAGCCACCAAGACTGGTTCAGAGACTGGCAAAAAGGGGACCGATAAAGGACGAAGGCTGTTATATCATCTTATGAGATGTCACAAGCCATGCTGATCTGGACAAGGTCAATACTTGGGTGAAAGACCTCTAAGGAACACCTGGTTTCATGGGTCAGTAGGACATGCTCTTTCCTCTGAATCAGTAGTGAACCATTGGCCTGCTAGGGGCACTGTGCGCAGGAAGTGCCATCTTTCATCCGAAATATAAAAGGGAGGTTCCTGATCATTAACAACCCCCTGGCATTTTTAATAAGAGAAGGGTGCTAGTCCGTGTCCTGGATCCAACATGGGTAGATTACGCCTACCTACATTTCCCCAGGCAGTTTGAATCAGATTTGGCATTCTTCACTTCTTGTCCCAAAATTTTTTGTATGTTGAtacaaaataattattattttgtgggaggttaggttggatattaggaaacactatttcactaggagggggcaaagcactggaatgggttccctagggaggtggtggaatctccttccttagaggtttttaaggtcaggtttgacaaagccctggctgggatgatttagttggtgttggtcctgctttgagcagggggttggactagatgacctcctgaggtcccttccaaccctgatattctatgattctgtgattcactACTCAGCAGTTTTCATGTTTGGATATAAAACAATGATGAAAACTGAAGATCAAGTGCTTGGTGCTGCCCTTCATGAGCATCAGGCTCGTTGACTTCCTCATTCTGGTTCTGGCCTGCTTATGCATCCCTTTTGTTGATTAGTTTGTATTCATGTGGGACatcccactgactttgatgggcttGCTTGCTTGATTAAAagaggcagaatcaggccctaagccaCTTAAGGGACAGCATTAATGAATCCTGTTCTCTTTAGCCAGAAATATGGTCTCTTCATCTGGGGCTTTGCAGGTGTGCAGGGCTCCAATAGGAACACAGAACTGGAAAGGAGGAGAAGAGATTTCTGGCACATATTTGGTGCACCGGGTGCTGATTGGCAGTGTCAGCATAAGTGGGATGAACCCTAATGCTAAAACCCTTGAGAGGGACATAAAAAGGTTTGAACTGCAATGTGTGTTCTGCAATCTTTAATGTAAATGGATCTAAACAACAGGACACATGAGCTGTTCTTCGTGGCAAATCAGATACTGTACATGTGTTTTCCCTATTGCCAATTGAATGAACACAATCAGAACAGCCAGTTTTCTTCTCAGAGActtatttttctcccctccctgggcAGGCCATGTGGATCCGGGTGAAGATGACCTGCAGACAGCCCTGCGGGAGACACAGGAAGAGGCTGGACTCAATTCCAGTCAGTTCACCCTCATTGAAGGGTTTAAGAAGGAACTGCAATACACTGTCAGAAGCAAACCCAAAACGGTCATCTACTGGCTGGCAGAAATGAACGACTGTAACACGGAGATCAAGCTCTCAGATGAGCATCAGGCTTTTCGTTGGCTGAACCTGGAAGAGGCTTGCAAATGTGCTGAGTATAAGGAGATGCAGGCAGCATTCAGAGCTGTGCATCAGTTTCTCTGTTCCAAAGCATAATGCTTTCATGGAGGAAAatggggatttttaaaagaaacccgGGCTGCTCTTTTAACAAGAATAAAACGGGGGTTGTGCAGAAATGT is a window of Malaclemys terrapin pileata isolate rMalTer1 chromosome 6, rMalTer1.hap1, whole genome shotgun sequence DNA encoding:
- the NUDT2 gene encoding bis(5'-nucleosyl)-tetraphosphatase [asymmetrical]; this translates as MALRACGLIIYRRLQAGSPSSKVGDNIEYLLLQTSYGTHHWTPPKGHVDPGEDDLQTALRETQEEAGLNSSQFTLIEGFKKELQYTVRSKPKTVIYWLAEMNDCNTEIKLSDEHQAFRWLNLEEACKCAEYKEMQAAFRAVHQFLCSKA